A region of Aphanothece sacrum FPU1 DNA encodes the following proteins:
- a CDS encoding ammonium transporter produces MISTRTKKEVPETSSLFWEQPYWQPFRTIAKSFSGYWIACIPLTTIITIVWHQAVLAQNTEIKILEITEVTPEAIIQLQGTLNTIWVLIAAILVIFMNAGFAMLETGFCRQKNAVNILTKNLIVFALATIAYWVMGFSLMFGGDHPIIGSGGWFLASQDPATYNLKPFPIGLPISVFFLFQVAFAGTAATIVSGAVAERIKFVDFLVFSLLLVGIAYPITGHWVWGSGWLTTLGFKDFAGSTVVHSVGGWAALVGAAILGPRMGKYVDGRSQAIPGHNMSIATLGCLILWIGWFGFNPGSQLAADSSVPYIAVTTNLAGATGGIIATVVSWKKDGKPDLSMVINGILAGLVAITAGCNEVSYWGAVIIGAIAGVLVVYAVSFFDSVLKIDDPVGALSVHLVNGIWGTLAVGLFSLKTGLFYGYGMGQLINQVIGIIAIAAFTVVFSVVAWMVLKATLGIRVSREEEIKGLDIGEHGMEAYHGFVKEQDSFSGGSDKGINDVDVRAKSGV; encoded by the coding sequence ATGATATCAACAAGAACGAAAAAAGAGGTTCCCGAAACTTCCTCTTTGTTTTGGGAACAACCTTACTGGCAACCCTTTAGAACAATTGCTAAAAGCTTTTCTGGCTACTGGATAGCTTGTATTCCCTTAACAACAATTATTACCATTGTTTGGCATCAAGCTGTTCTGGCCCAGAATACAGAAATTAAGATCCTCGAAATCACAGAAGTTACTCCTGAAGCCATTATTCAACTTCAGGGAACTTTAAATACTATTTGGGTATTAATTGCCGCGATTTTAGTCATTTTTATGAATGCTGGTTTCGCCATGCTAGAAACTGGTTTCTGTCGTCAAAAAAATGCGGTTAATATTCTCACCAAAAACCTGATTGTCTTTGCCTTAGCTACCATTGCTTATTGGGTGATGGGCTTTTCTTTGATGTTTGGGGGAGATCACCCTATTATCGGCAGTGGGGGTTGGTTTTTGGCTAGTCAAGATCCGGCTACTTATAACCTTAAACCCTTTCCCATCGGACTGCCCATCTCTGTGTTTTTCTTATTTCAGGTAGCATTTGCCGGAACTGCCGCAACTATTGTATCTGGTGCAGTTGCTGAAAGAATTAAATTCGTTGATTTTTTAGTATTTAGTCTTCTTTTAGTCGGTATTGCCTATCCCATTACAGGTCATTGGGTATGGGGTAGCGGTTGGTTAACAACTCTAGGGTTCAAAGACTTTGCTGGTTCGACTGTGGTTCATTCTGTTGGAGGTTGGGCGGCTTTAGTCGGGGCAGCTATTCTTGGCCCCAGAATGGGTAAATACGTTGATGGTCGTTCTCAAGCCATTCCAGGTCATAATATGAGTATTGCTACTTTAGGCTGTCTCATTCTCTGGATAGGTTGGTTTGGCTTTAACCCCGGTTCCCAGTTAGCTGCAGATAGTAGTGTTCCTTACATTGCCGTTACTACTAATTTAGCAGGTGCAACGGGCGGAATTATCGCTACTGTGGTTTCTTGGAAAAAAGACGGTAAACCTGACTTATCTATGGTCATTAACGGAATTTTAGCGGGTTTAGTCGCTATTACGGCCGGTTGTAATGAGGTATCCTATTGGGGTGCTGTAATTATCGGTGCGATCGCCGGGGTTCTGGTAGTATATGCCGTCAGTTTCTTTGACAGTGTTCTCAAAATTGATGATCCGGTGGGTGCGCTTTCTGTTCACCTAGTTAACGGTATTTGGGGAACTTTAGCGGTTGGCTTATTTAGTCTAAAAACCGGCCTATTTTATGGCTATGGTATGGGTCAACTAATTAATCAAGTCATTGGTATTATTGCGATTGCCGCTTTTACCGTTGTCTTTAGTGTGGTTGCATGGATGGTTCTCAAAGCTACTTTAGGTATTCGTGTTAGCCGAGAAGAAGAAATCAAGGGGTTAGATATTGGCGAACATGGCATGGAAGCTTATCATGGTTTCGTCAAGGAACAAGATAGCTTTTCTGGGGGTAGTGACAAAGGGATCAACGATGTAGATGTTCGCGCAAAATCAGGTGTCTAA
- the ribD gene encoding bifunctional diaminohydroxyphosphoribosylaminopyrimidine deaminase/5-amino-6-(5-phosphoribosylamino)uracil reductase RibD, with protein sequence MNHDNFDQQMMQRCLTLARQALGRTSPNPLVGSVIVKNGAIIGEGFHPKAGEPHAEIFALRQAGENATGATVYVNLEPCNHYGRTPPCTEALLAAKVAKVVVGMIDPNPLVSGQGMEKLRQNGVEVIVGVEEAACCQLNEGFIHRIVHKQPFGILKYAMTLDGKIATTTGHSAWVTGPASRQVVHELRAACDAVIVGGNTVRRDNPHLTTHQVSGPNPLRVVMTRNLHLPSEAHLWDTEGAPTVVFTEWGKNIPLQEKLRNKGVEVIELTPLTPAEVMQVLYERELSTVLWECGGTLGAQAIAQGCIQKILAFIAPKIIGGVLSPSPMGDLGLEKMTDALLLKNISLRHIDEDILIEGYL encoded by the coding sequence ATGAATCACGACAACTTTGACCAACAGATGATGCAACGATGTCTAACATTGGCCCGTCAAGCTTTGGGACGAACTTCTCCTAATCCTTTGGTGGGGTCTGTTATCGTTAAGAATGGGGCCATTATTGGGGAAGGTTTTCACCCGAAAGCGGGAGAACCTCATGCAGAAATTTTTGCTCTTCGACAAGCTGGAGAAAATGCCACAGGAGCGACTGTATACGTCAATCTAGAGCCTTGTAATCATTATGGACGAACGCCACCCTGTACGGAAGCTTTACTGGCTGCTAAAGTGGCTAAAGTGGTGGTAGGGATGATTGATCCGAATCCTTTGGTATCGGGTCAAGGTATGGAAAAATTGCGACAAAATGGGGTTGAGGTCATTGTCGGGGTGGAAGAAGCGGCCTGTTGTCAGTTAAATGAAGGTTTTATTCATCGTATCGTCCATAAACAGCCTTTTGGTATTCTTAAGTATGCCATGACTCTTGATGGGAAAATTGCCACGACAACGGGTCATAGTGCATGGGTGACGGGGCCGGCCTCTCGTCAGGTAGTGCATGAGTTGCGGGCCGCTTGTGATGCGGTCATTGTTGGGGGTAATACGGTTCGACGGGATAATCCTCATTTAACCACTCATCAGGTATCTGGCCCTAACCCGTTACGGGTGGTGATGACTCGTAACCTGCATTTACCGTCTGAGGCCCATCTTTGGGATACAGAGGGGGCCCCTACGGTAGTTTTTACGGAATGGGGCAAAAATATACCATTACAGGAAAAATTACGGAATAAAGGGGTAGAAGTGATTGAGTTAACCCCTTTGACTCCTGCTGAGGTGATGCAGGTTCTTTATGAACGGGAACTCTCTACGGTTTTATGGGAATGTGGCGGAACTTTAGGCGCACAAGCGATCGCTCAAGGGTGCATCCAGAAAATTTTAGCATTTATTGCTCCTAAAATTATTGGGGGTGTTTTGTCTCCTTCTCCTATGGGAGATTTAGGATTAGAAAAAATGACGGATGCTTTATTATTAAAAAATATTAGTTTACGTCATATTGATGAGGATATTTTAATTGAAGGATATTTATAA
- a CDS encoding tRNA (guanine-N1)-methyltransferase, protein MNNHNLIIEEKATFRVGNAFYRPQSKVTRDLGVLAATIYKHKHGQLRVLDAMTGCGIRALRYYLESGADEILVNDSNLDIKPILEDNLQDILFLNKVKISYKNANHIFFECYNNKDYYDLVDVDGFGSPSPYLSTMLWATKIGGLVYLTSTDGRTGTGHLPEKSLQVYGSYARSHPACQEQVLRLLIGSVLQQAATMELGIKPIFSLFTGQTYRVMLQLLNKSNLTLDNYGFIGYCHECGHYKRISWHQLGKVQCVQEKNINPYVISGPMWLGNLHDRDYLGEMKTLAKEWRWLKRVELLSVMENELDFPPYFYTLGEIGKRGKLDVPKRSQLIQSLNDQGYRAAPTHINAEAIKTNADLNICIEFSNAISRQKTL, encoded by the coding sequence ATGAATAATCATAATTTAATCATAGAAGAAAAAGCTACATTTAGAGTTGGAAATGCTTTCTATCGTCCTCAGAGTAAAGTCACTAGAGATTTAGGGGTTTTAGCTGCCACAATTTATAAACATAAACATGGACAATTACGGGTTTTAGATGCTATGACGGGTTGTGGTATTCGTGCTTTACGTTATTATTTAGAAAGTGGGGCAGATGAGATTTTAGTTAATGATAGTAATCTTGATATTAAACCTATTTTAGAAGACAATTTACAAGATATTTTATTTTTAAATAAAGTTAAAATAAGTTATAAAAATGCTAATCATATCTTTTTTGAATGTTATAACAATAAAGATTATTATGATTTAGTAGATGTGGATGGTTTCGGTTCTCCTTCCCCTTATTTAAGCACTATGTTATGGGCAACAAAAATAGGCGGATTAGTTTATTTAACCAGCACAGATGGACGAACAGGAACAGGACATTTACCAGAAAAAAGTTTACAAGTATATGGATCTTATGCCAGATCACACCCTGCTTGTCAAGAACAAGTTTTACGGTTATTAATTGGGAGTGTGTTACAACAAGCGGCGACAATGGAGTTAGGAATTAAACCAATTTTTTCCCTATTTACAGGTCAAACTTATCGAGTCATGTTACAGTTATTAAATAAGTCTAATTTGACGTTAGATAATTATGGATTTATTGGTTATTGTCATGAATGTGGTCATTATAAAAGAATTTCTTGGCATCAATTAGGTAAAGTTCAGTGTGTTCAAGAAAAAAATATTAATCCTTATGTAATATCGGGGCCAATGTGGTTAGGAAATTTACATGATCGAGACTATTTAGGAGAGATGAAAACTTTAGCTAAAGAATGGAGATGGTTAAAGAGAGTAGAGTTATTGTCAGTGATGGAAAATGAGTTAGATTTTCCTCCTTATTTTTATACTTTAGGGGAAATTGGTAAGCGAGGTAAATTAGATGTTCCCAAGCGATCGCAACTTATTCAATCTTTAAATGATCAAGGATATCGTGCTGCACCAACTCATATTAATGCAGAAGCAATTAAAACTAATGCTGATTTAAACATATGTATTGAGTTTAGTAATGCGATTTCTCGGCAAAAAACTCTGTAG
- a CDS encoding DUF1640 domain-containing protein — translation MSVTIESDLKEILNKFDQKLDKLDSKIDKLSENVDRKIDQLSQDVDRKIDQLSQDVDRKIEKLDQKIEKLDQKIEKLSEDVNSVKVSVVRLEEKVEGLSKRVESQEFVSRGVLIGLIVAILGGAAKLLGFVGNP, via the coding sequence ATGTCAGTTACTATTGAATCAGATTTAAAGGAAATTCTCAATAAGTTTGATCAAAAATTAGATAAGTTAGATAGCAAAATTGATAAGCTTTCTGAAAATGTTGACAGAAAAATTGATCAGCTTTCTCAAGATGTTGATAGGAAAATTGATCAGCTTTCTCAAGATGTTGATAGGAAAATTGAGAAGTTAGACCAGAAAATTGAGAAGTTAGACCAGAAAATTGAGAAACTTTCTGAAGATGTTAACAGTGTCAAAGTATCGGTTGTTAGATTAGAGGAAAAAGTCGAAGGGTTAAGTAAACGGGTTGAGTCTCAAGAATTTGTCAGTCGAGGGGTTTTAATTGGATTAATTGTTGCTATCTTAGGAGGTGCAGCTAAATTATTGGGATTTGTGGGAAATCCTTAA
- a CDS encoding coiled-coil domain-containing protein, with protein sequence MSVTIESDLKEILNKFEQKLDKLDSKIDKLSENIDKKIEQLSQDVDKKIEKLDQKIDKLSEDVNSVKVSVVRLEEKVEGLSKRAESQEFVSRGVLIGLIVAILGGAAKLLGFVGNP encoded by the coding sequence ATGTCAGTCACTATTGAATCAGATTTAAAGGAAATTCTTAATAAGTTTGAGCAAAAATTAGATAAGTTAGATAGCAAAATTGATAAGTTATCTGAAAACATTGACAAAAAAATTGAGCAGCTTTCTCAAGATGTTGACAAGAAGATTGAAAAATTAGATCAAAAAATTGATAAACTCTCTGAAGATGTTAACAGTGTCAAAGTATCGGTTGTCAGATTAGAAGAAAAAGTCGAAGGTTTGAGTAAACGGGCTGAGTCTCAAGAATTTGTCAGTCGAGGGGTTTTAATTGGATTAATTGTTGCTATCTTAGGAGGGGCTGCTAAATTATTGGGATTTGTTGGCAATCCTTAA
- a CDS encoding hemolytic enterotoxin, protein MSVTIESDLKEILNKFDQKLDKLDSKIDKLSENVDRKIDQLSQDVDQKFNKLSEDVNSVKVSVVRLEEKVEGLSKRAESQEFVSRGVLIGLIVAILGGAAKLLGFVGNP, encoded by the coding sequence ATGTCAGTTACTATTGAATCAGATTTAAAGGAAATTCTCAATAAGTTTGATCAAAAATTAGATAAGTTAGATAGCAAAATTGATAAGCTTTCTGAAAATGTTGACAGAAAAATTGATCAGCTTTCTCAAGATGTTGATCAGAAATTTAATAAACTGAGTGAAGATGTTAACAGTGTCAAAGTATCGGTTGTCAGATTAGAAGAAAAAGTCGAAGGTTTGAGTAAACGGGCTGAGTCTCAAGAATTTGTCAGTCGAGGGGTTTTAATTGGATTAATTGTTGCTATCTTAGGAGGGGCTGCTAAATTATTGGGATTTGTTGGAAATCCTTAA
- a CDS encoding coiled-coil domain-containing protein, whose amino-acid sequence MSVTIESDLKEILNKFEQKLDKLDSKIDKLSEDVDRKIEKLDKKIDKLSEDVNSVKVSVVRLEEKVEGLSKRVESQEFVSRGVLIGLIVAILGGAAKLLGFVGNP is encoded by the coding sequence ATGTCAGTCACCATTGAATCAGATTTAAAAGAGATTCTTAATAAGTTTGAGCAGAAATTAGATAAATTAGATAGCAAAATTGATAAGCTTTCTGAAGATGTTGATAGAAAAATTGAGAAGTTAGACAAAAAGATTGATAAACTTTCTGAAGATGTTAATAGTGTCAAAGTATCGGTTGTTAGATTAGAAGAAAAAGTCGAAGGCTTGAGTAAACGGGTTGAGTCTCAAGAATTTGTCAGTCGAGGAGTTTTAATTGGATTAATTGTTGCTATCTTAGGAGGGGCTGCTAAATTATTGGGATTTGTTGGCAATCCTTAA
- a CDS encoding glycosyltransferase family 4 protein has translation MRIALFTETFLPKIDGIVTRLRHTVEHLQRNGDQVLIFSPDGGLKEHKGAKIHGVKGLPLPLYPELKLAIPTPTVGKAIEKFKPDVVHVVNPAVLGLGGIYYAKTMNIPLVASYHTHLPQYLHHYGLGSLEGLLWELLKLGHNQARLNLCTSTAMVNELVTHGIERVDLWQRGVDTEMFHPHLASKQMRSRLSEGNPENPLLLYVGRVSAEKQIDQIKPVLEAIPDAHLAIVGDGPHREALEAHFAETQTNFVGYLQGLELASAFASSDAFIFPSRTETLGLVLLEAMAAGCPVVAANSGGIPDIVTDRVNGYLFEPTDPNGAIMATKRLLAAKEEREKLRENARLEAEKWSWAASTNQLRKYYQTVLNQSSFPLAA, from the coding sequence ATGCGAATTGCCCTATTTACCGAAACTTTTTTACCCAAAATTGATGGTATTGTCACCCGTTTACGTCATACCGTTGAACATTTGCAACGAAATGGCGATCAAGTCTTAATCTTTTCCCCTGATGGGGGGTTAAAGGAACACAAAGGGGCTAAAATTCATGGAGTCAAAGGTTTACCCTTACCTCTATATCCTGAACTAAAATTAGCCATTCCTACCCCAACAGTAGGTAAAGCGATCGAAAAATTTAAACCTGATGTGGTTCATGTGGTAAATCCGGCAGTTTTAGGATTAGGAGGCATTTATTATGCCAAAACCATGAATATTCCCCTAGTTGCTTCTTATCATACCCATTTACCCCAATATTTACACCATTATGGCTTAGGTTCCCTAGAAGGGTTATTATGGGAACTCTTAAAATTAGGTCATAACCAAGCGCGTTTAAACCTTTGTACCTCAACCGCAATGGTTAATGAATTAGTCACCCATGGTATCGAACGAGTAGACTTATGGCAACGGGGAGTCGATACAGAGATGTTTCATCCCCATTTAGCCTCAAAACAGATGCGATCGCGCTTATCTGAAGGCAATCCTGAAAATCCTCTTTTATTATATGTCGGACGAGTCTCTGCCGAAAAGCAAATTGACCAGATAAAACCCGTCCTAGAAGCCATTCCTGATGCACATTTGGCAATTGTTGGGGATGGCCCCCACAGAGAGGCATTAGAGGCGCATTTTGCAGAGACTCAGACCAATTTTGTGGGCTACCTCCAGGGATTAGAATTAGCCTCAGCTTTTGCCTCATCAGATGCGTTTATTTTCCCTTCTCGCACGGAAACGTTAGGATTAGTGTTATTAGAAGCGATGGCCGCAGGTTGTCCGGTAGTAGCGGCTAATTCTGGGGGAATTCCTGATATTGTGACGGATCGGGTCAATGGTTATTTATTTGAACCGACTGATCCTAATGGGGCAATTATGGCCACAAAACGTCTTTTAGCTGCTAAAGAAGAACGGGAAAAATTACGAGAAAATGCTCGATTAGAAGCGGAAAAATGGAGCTGGGCCGCTTCAACAAATCAGTTAAGAAAGTATTATCAAACTGTTTTGAATCAGTCATCTTTCCCCTTAGCTGCTTAG
- the rsmD gene encoding 16S rRNA (guanine(966)-N(2))-methyltransferase RsmD, which produces MRIYGNRLLKTLSGDLTRPTSAKVREALFNIWQGKIDGCLWLDLCAGNGTMGAEALCRGATEVIGIERYSKACFIINENWQNLANIEQQFQVIRGDIIKELKSLKRKEFDLIYFDPPYHSDVYQPVLEIISQGKILADQGEIAVEHNPKLWPAKEIQGLKICRKKNYGNTTLTFYQHFHEHNL; this is translated from the coding sequence ATGAGAATTTACGGAAATCGACTCTTAAAAACTTTATCTGGAGATTTAACTCGTCCTACTTCTGCTAAAGTTCGAGAGGCTTTATTTAATATTTGGCAAGGTAAAATTGATGGCTGTCTTTGGTTAGATTTATGTGCAGGTAATGGCACAATGGGGGCAGAAGCTTTATGTCGAGGCGCAACGGAAGTTATCGGCATTGAAAGGTATAGTAAAGCTTGTTTTATTATTAATGAAAATTGGCAAAATCTAGCTAATATTGAACAACAATTTCAAGTTATTCGAGGTGATATTATTAAAGAATTAAAAAGTTTAAAAAGAAAAGAATTTGATCTAATTTATTTTGATCCTCCCTATCATAGTGATGTTTATCAACCTGTTTTAGAAATAATTTCTCAAGGAAAGATATTAGCTGATCAAGGAGAAATTGCTGTTGAACATAATCCGAAATTATGGCCAGCAAAGGAGATTCAAGGATTAAAAATATGTCGGAAAAAAAATTATGGAAATACAACCTTAACTTTTTATCAACACTTTCATGAACATAACCTGTAA
- the hisH gene encoding imidazole glycerol phosphate synthase subunit HisH, giving the protein MGFIAVIDYDMGNLHSACKGLEKAGATPKITDSPQDIAQANAIVLPGVGSFDPAVQHLRSRHLVEPIKAAIASGKLFLGICLGLQILFDSSEEGTEAGLGIIPGVVRRFRSEPDLTIPHMGWNQLELTQPNLSLWQNLPPDPYVYFVHSYYVDPIDPNVKAATITHGTQTVTAAISIDNLIAVQFHPEKSSDYGLQILSNFVNNVFT; this is encoded by the coding sequence ATGGGCTTTATTGCAGTTATTGACTATGATATGGGAAACTTACATTCTGCCTGTAAGGGACTCGAAAAAGCAGGGGCTACCCCCAAAATTACAGATTCTCCTCAAGATATTGCCCAAGCTAATGCAATTGTTTTACCAGGAGTTGGTTCTTTTGATCCTGCTGTCCAACATTTGCGATCGCGTCATTTGGTAGAACCGATAAAAGCGGCGATCGCTAGTGGTAAACTTTTTTTAGGTATTTGTTTAGGGTTACAAATTCTCTTTGATAGTTCTGAAGAAGGAACTGAAGCGGGTTTAGGAATTATTCCAGGAGTGGTACGTCGTTTTCGTTCTGAACCGGATCTAACCATTCCTCATATGGGTTGGAATCAATTAGAATTAACTCAACCTAATCTAAGTTTATGGCAAAATTTACCGCCTGATCCTTATGTTTATTTTGTCCACTCTTATTATGTTGATCCGATAGATCCTAATGTCAAAGCAGCAACCATTACTCATGGAACTCAAACTGTTACAGCAGCAATCTCTATTGATAATTTAATTGCGGTACAATTTCACCCCGAAAAATCATCAGACTATGGCTTACAAATTCTCTCTAATTTTGTTAATAATGTATTTACATGA
- a CDS encoding YdcF family protein codes for MKKRKLNLKGRLFQKRLKRLFKTLILAGLVLILVSLLFNTLVKLPINSSKPVDAILVLGGSIQREMYAATLASQSPDLPIIISQGSKEPCIWQIFQRQLAPNKKVWLEKCANSTFENFVFSVPLLHRWGVHKVKVITSGTHLPRAKWLAQIHLGAQGMAVEIEIVKEWGVPGNRESTLKTQLDVARSLIWAVLSQIVHPPCFNLIPLNEVNLSAWEQEGFVCEHQGGV; via the coding sequence GTGAAGAAGCGAAAACTTAATTTAAAAGGCCGTTTGTTCCAAAAACGCCTAAAACGTCTATTTAAAACCTTAATTTTAGCTGGTTTGGTTCTAATCTTGGTTAGCTTGTTATTCAATACCTTGGTCAAACTACCAATCAATTCCAGTAAACCCGTTGATGCCATTTTAGTGTTAGGGGGCAGTATTCAACGAGAAATGTATGCAGCTACCTTGGCTAGTCAATCTCCTGATTTACCGATTATTATTTCTCAAGGGTCGAAAGAACCTTGTATTTGGCAAATTTTCCAGCGACAATTGGCCCCAAACAAAAAAGTGTGGTTAGAAAAATGTGCTAATTCGACCTTTGAGAATTTTGTCTTTAGTGTTCCTCTCTTACATCGTTGGGGTGTTCATAAGGTCAAAGTGATTACCTCCGGGACTCATTTACCGAGAGCAAAATGGCTGGCCCAAATTCATCTAGGGGCCCAAGGAATGGCCGTTGAAATAGAAATTGTTAAGGAATGGGGGGTTCCTGGAAATCGAGAGTCAACCCTGAAAACTCAACTGGATGTAGCCCGTAGCTTAATTTGGGCGGTTTTGAGTCAAATTGTTCATCCTCCCTGTTTTAATCTCATTCCTTTAAACGAGGTTAATCTCTCGGCCTGGGAACAAGAAGGTTTTGTTTGTGAACATCAAGGAGGCGTTTAA
- a CDS encoding sialidase family protein, with protein sequence MKPYLINRRCFLALSVGAAGTTLVTGCFNQPLEKVKVYTGGKDGYHTYRIPSLLCTPSGNLLAFCEGRKQSQKDSGKIDLLLKRSQDGGKTWSKQQIIWENGDNVCGNPCPVFDQTTGKIYLLMTGNLGSDHEQEIIEQTSKGTRTVWVCSSQDEGKTWSKPVEITPSVKQPDWTWYATGPGVGIQLQKNDRLVIPCNHCEAESKKYYSHIFYSDDHGQTWKLGGSSPSDRPGMNECQVVELANGSLMLNMRNQNPSPRKRGICLSKDQGLSWSNFSYDSTLIDPTCQASFLRYIKPNQNQEGKLIFSNPASQKERINLTVRLSKDEGKTWPVSRQIDGGPSAYSCLTILPDLSIGCLYECGKSSPYEHITFVRFQF encoded by the coding sequence ATGAAGCCTTATTTAATCAATCGTCGCTGTTTTCTAGCGTTATCTGTCGGGGCTGCTGGCACAACCCTAGTAACGGGATGTTTTAACCAGCCTCTCGAAAAAGTGAAGGTTTATACTGGAGGGAAAGATGGCTACCATACTTATCGCATTCCTTCACTATTGTGTACTCCCTCTGGCAATTTACTCGCTTTTTGTGAAGGACGCAAACAGAGTCAGAAAGATAGTGGCAAAATTGATTTATTACTTAAAAGGAGTCAAGACGGGGGCAAAACTTGGTCTAAACAGCAAATAATTTGGGAAAATGGGGATAATGTCTGTGGCAACCCCTGCCCAGTTTTTGATCAGACAACAGGGAAGATATATTTGTTGATGACGGGGAATTTGGGTAGTGACCACGAACAGGAAATTATCGAACAAACTAGCAAAGGGACGCGAACCGTTTGGGTATGTTCAAGTCAAGATGAAGGCAAAACTTGGTCTAAACCTGTTGAAATTACCCCATCTGTTAAACAACCTGACTGGACATGGTACGCGACAGGGCCAGGTGTTGGCATTCAACTTCAAAAAAATGATCGTCTAGTCATTCCTTGTAATCATTGTGAAGCTGAAAGTAAAAAATATTATTCTCACATTTTTTATTCTGACGATCATGGCCAGACGTGGAAATTAGGTGGTAGCAGTCCATCAGATCGACCAGGGATGAATGAGTGTCAAGTGGTAGAACTTGCCAATGGATCACTAATGTTAAATATGCGAAATCAAAATCCTTCTCCTCGAAAACGGGGTATTTGTTTGAGCAAAGATCAGGGACTATCATGGTCTAATTTTTCCTATGATTCTACTCTGATCGACCCGACCTGTCAAGCTAGTTTCTTACGTTATATTAAACCAAACCAAAATCAAGAAGGTAAGCTTATTTTTTCTAACCCAGCCTCTCAAAAAGAGCGCATTAACTTAACAGTTCGCCTTAGTAAAGATGAAGGCAAAACTTGGCCAGTCTCCCGTCAAATTGATGGGGGCCCTTCTGCTTATTCTTGTCTTACGATACTCCCTGATTTAAGTATAGGTTGTCTCTACGAGTGCGGCAAGTCTTCTCCCTATGAACACATTACTTTTGTTCGATTTCAATTTTGA
- a CDS encoding ATP-dependent Clp protease proteolytic subunit yields the protein MEIKAVQSAYYGDNNYRTPPPDLESLLLKERIVYLGMPLFSSDEVKQQVGIDVTQLIIAQLLYLQFDDPDKPIYFYINSTGTSWYTGDAIGFETEAFAICDTMNYIKPPIHTICIGQAMGTAAMILAAGTKGYRASLPHATIVLNQNRSGARGQATDIQIRAKEVLSNKLTMLEILSKTTGQTVEKISKDTDRTFYLTPQQAKEYGLIDKVLESTKDLPKPLTAVG from the coding sequence ATGGAAATCAAAGCCGTTCAAAGTGCCTATTACGGAGATAATAACTACCGAACCCCACCCCCAGACTTAGAGTCTTTGCTCCTCAAAGAGCGTATTGTTTATTTGGGAATGCCTCTATTTTCCTCCGATGAAGTCAAACAGCAGGTCGGCATTGATGTGACTCAACTGATTATCGCTCAACTGCTGTATTTACAATTTGATGATCCCGATAAACCAATCTATTTTTATATCAACTCTACGGGGACATCTTGGTATACAGGGGATGCCATCGGCTTTGAAACCGAAGCCTTTGCCATTTGCGATACCATGAATTATATTAAGCCTCCCATTCATACCATTTGTATTGGTCAAGCAATGGGAACTGCCGCGATGATTCTTGCGGCAGGGACTAAAGGCTATCGCGCTAGTTTACCTCATGCTACGATTGTCCTCAATCAAAACCGTTCAGGTGCCAGGGGACAAGCGACGGATATCCAAATTCGGGCTAAAGAGGTACTCTCAAATAAGCTCACTATGTTGGAAATTTTGTCGAAAACGACAGGACAAACTGTTGAAAAAATCTCAAAAGATACTGATCGCACTTTCTATTTAACGCCTCAACAAGCGAAAGAATACGGCTTAATTGATAAGGTATTAGAAAGTACGAAAGATCTCCCAAAACCCTTAACAGCCGTTGGTTAA